The Cardiocondyla obscurior isolate alpha-2009 linkage group LG22, Cobs3.1, whole genome shotgun sequence genome includes a region encoding these proteins:
- the Hemk1 gene encoding MTRF1L release factor glutamine methyltransferase, translating to MWCRNVLRTHVISNKQAIFSCLQCSRYNSLNSVTLKRPARRLFVSSARECTIGDVIEHWSRRFESEGIPEPVESIEHIVAHIIGTKKIIDILNVRNDPLDASQIEKLESLCECRLSRMPVQYIIGEWDFRDITVKLVPPIFIPRPETEILVDFVLKRLGSSQADSCEILEIGCGSGAISLALAHSCKKIKCTAIDSSPHACDLTMINREKLELTKQVTVLHATLKPDASIEVSENFNSPDNADLDSKLFDFVISNPPYVPTKKIPELQPEIRIYEDLRALDGGDDGLKVIKPLLKYAAKALKPGGYLFVEVDPTHPEYVQFFTNKYPDFKLRHEHTYKDFCNNDRFVEVMKVI from the exons ATGTGGTGCCGCAACGTCTTGAGAACACACGTTATCAGCAACAAGCAAGCAATATTCTCCTGCCTCCAATGCTCGAGGTATAATAGCCTTAACAGTGTCACGTTGAAGCGTCCAGCACGACGTTTATTCGTTTCGAGTGCACGCGAGTGCACAATCGGCGACGTTATCGAACATTGGAGTCGCCGATTTGAGAGCGAAGGCATACCGGAGCCTGTCGAGTCGATAGAGCATATAGTGGCGCATATTATAGGGACCAAGAAG aTAATAGATATATTGAATGTTAGAAATGATCCTCTCGATGCGAgtcaaatagaaaaattgGAGTCCCTGTGCGAATGTCGCTTGTCTAG AATGCCAGTTCAGTATATCATCGGCGAATGGGATTTTCGAGACATTACCGTGAAGCTCGTACCACCGATTTTTATTCCTCGGCCGGAGACCGAAATCCTGGTAGACTTTGTATTGAAAAGACTTGGCTCTTCTCAGGCTGATAGTTGCGAGATTTTAGAAATTGGTTGCGGCTCGGGTGCGATATCACTGGCTCTCGCTCATTCTTGTAAAAAG ataaagtGCACGGCTATCGATTCGAGTCCACATGCTTGCGATTTAACGATGATAAATCGAGAGAAGTTGGAGTTGACGAAGCAAGTCACGGTGCTCCACGCGACTTTAAAGCCCGATGCGAGTATCGAGGTTtcggaaaattttaatagtcCCGATAACGCGGACTTGGACTCGAAGCTGTTCGATTTTGTAATTAGTAATCCGCCATACGTGCCAACGAAAAAGATACCGGAGTTGCAGCCAGAGATAAGAAT TTATGAGGATCTCAGAGCGTTGGATGGCGGTGACGATGGATTGAAGGTGATCAAGCCTCTTTTAAAATACGCTGCCAAAGCATTAAAACCCGGCGGATATCTCTTTGTGGAAGTCGATCCTACTCATCCGGAATACGtgcaattttttacaaataaatatcccGATTTTAAGCTTCGTCATGAACACACGTACAAAGATTTTTGCAATAACGATCGTTTCGTGGAAGTAATGAaagtcatttaa
- the LOC139111106 gene encoding MTRF1L release factor glutamine methyltransferase-like, whose amino-acid sequence MWCRNILKTNTCSKSSVFGYLQCLTNNNYNVITLAHSARLFVTNAQTIGNIIDQWGGRFESEGIPKPMDKIKHIVAHVTGTKKINDVLNIKSTSLDTNQIERLESLCKCVLSRMPLQYLLGEWPFHDITLKLVPPIFVPWQETEVFVSNVLKRLSQLTSQADSYEMLEIGSGSGCITLAIAHGCKKLKCIAFDANPNACDLTVINRNKLNLRDRVKIINATLKPDSTVEVSNNWNDTVDVNLNTKLFDFVVSNPPYVPRSIHPKLLPEIRLHNDFMAFDGGDDGLKVITPVIRYASKVLKTGGYLFMEVHNSHPELIESFTKKNPDLKLKFMDTYRDFCVDGYTIELMKVE is encoded by the exons ATGTGGTGCCGTAACATTTTGAAAACAAATACTTGCAGTAAATCGTCTGTATTTGGCTACCTACAATGTTTgacgaataataattataatgtgaTCACGCTGGCGCATTCAGCTCGTTTATTTGTCACAAATGCACAGACGATCGGTAATATTATCGATCAATGGGGTGGCCGATTTGAGAGCGAAGGCATACCGAAGCCGATGGACAAGATAAAACATATAGTAGCACACGTTACAGGGACCAAaaag ataaatgatgtcttgaatattaaaagtacTTCTCTCGATACGAATCAGATTGAAAGACTGGAGTCGTTGTGTAAATGCGTATTATCTag GATGCCACTTCAATACCTTCTTGGTGAATGGCCTTTCCACGACATTACATTGAAACTTGTACCACCAATTTTTGTTCCCTGGCAAGAGACTGAAGTATTTGTGAGCAACGTGTTAAAAAGACTTTCGCAGTTGACGTCTCAAGCCGACAGTTACGAAATGCTAGAAATCGGTTCTGGCTCGGGCTGCATAACATTGGCTATCGCTCACGGTTGTAAAAAA ctgaAGTGCATTGCGTTTGATGCGAATCCGAACGCTTGTGATTTAACAGTAATAAATCGCAACAAACTCAATTTAAGAGACcgagttaaaataattaatgcaactTTAAAGCCGGATTCAACAGTCGAGGTTTCAAATAATTGGAACGATACTGTTGATGTAAATTTGAACACAAAGCTGTTTGATTTCGTAGTCAGTAATCCGCCATACGTGCCAAGATCGATACATCCGAAATTGCTGCCAGAGATAAGATT GCATAATGATTTCATGGCGTTCGATGGCGGTGACGATGGACTGAAGGTGATTACGCCGGTCATAAGATACGCTTCCAAAGTATTAAAAACCGGTGGTTATCTATTTATGGAAGTACACAATAGTCATCCCGAATTGATAGAATCTTTTACGAAAAAGAATCCCGATTTAAAGCTTAAATTTATGGATACGTACAGAGACTTTTGTGTAGACGGTTACACTATCGAACTTATGAAAGTTGAGtaa
- the LOC139111107 gene encoding uncharacterized protein, with amino-acid sequence MLLCSILRGVLSASFGTVVQITIFLLQNSNISRVLASMPPGAEDEIIVIEHLPGRRVHLQDFFWTGLEDAPPWMDPNQGLTFYETKTIVHTVTVYTPTDEKGPSDPISPRYPDTYNPDCITCIEPTPRLDDDVDQSIGVLIGDDPGPRYWLLTVLRPGEVVPPKVELRLARLYRTAFSRQQQRHLGLLSMDPRSRRDALLRGFINRKNAQDHLGAFRVKIPRKKIIANTTTIGESSELTIGTVGSTSTQKETETSTPSLIDDKFLSNVTQVKSMKMIEIPRPKKMLLPILDVDATNDYEKPAKDDFALKKIIRTLKGETKSLPMQNDESVTDDPERFNPEATNINQQFPPEVTSMPASDSNLSTEKVSRNRSTDKENAGANTRSRLRLADGSIPGVVKVRMQNTSVIEGGAMRLIYSVHLDGKPVPAETAARDMSLLSPQEVALELGAPVIIQSEPYLKESRPLALSRRRDAWLLIGAAGAGVVLLIFVLTGLVFAAKRKRAHSAAVAPPNRSILKKEREYTATTSGLDNTAFSTSETEIRTDGTSQRQTPRTLSRTPITPDTPDSLELGIHEVSTDDDEEPKKSRGTVPWRNQEHAVKKSRVSHGRMTRADAMDRAGSPDSLSDHVETLESLENGYVKHKEESTASPRSYLSMPSCKQFPSMRSVEPLSRVLEPVMVRHLDIDSPELVRHDRDDNNDDTFLARTSSASKDPGAVGPIVWNLSKQIFSTEGNGTSETDVDGMYRLPSGPVGRARRRLHELLEDSFSLFGSRDVKIKEPQRPPQPPITVSCATDTLAVLSETKNKSVYASPVATPTMEMKARPRTSLPRRGTDEDIPETGQTESIHSRGPWGSRPLSAGPFHRPNLPEVDTRRILADARLPPEDPAVPLIASIKKELEKFSPQ; translated from the exons ATGCTACTATGCAGTATATTGCGTGGAGTGCTATCCGCGTCTTTCGGCACCGTCGTGCAGATTACGATCTTCTTGCTGCAGAACTCCAACATATCGAGGGTGCTCGCGTCCATGCCACCAGGTGCCG AAGACGAAATTATCGTGATCGAACATTTGCCGGGGCGGCGGGTGCACCTACAGGATTTCTTTTGGACCGGCCTGGAAGACGCGCCGCCATGGATGGATCCCAATCAGGGTTTAACTTTTTACGAGACAAAAACGATCGTTCACACTGTCACAGTTTATACCCCAACCGACGAAAAGGGCCCGTCAGATCCTATATCCCCACGTTATCCGGATACTTACAATCCAGACTGCATCACGTGCATAGAACCGACGCCTAGATTGGACGACGACGTCGATCAGAGCATCGGAGTTCTTATCGGCGACGATCCTGGCCCGAG ATACTGGTTACTAACAGTTCTACGACCAGGAGAAGTCGTACCACCCAAAGTCGAGCTGCGTTTGGCTCGTTTGTATCGAACCGCGTTTTCCAGACAGCAGCAACGGCACCTCGGCTTGCTGTCAATGGATCCGCGATCCCGAAGGGATGCACTGTTACGCGGCTTTATTAACcgaaag aacGCGCAAGATCATCTTGGAGCCTTTCGAGTGAAAattccgcgaaagaaaattatcgcaAATACAACCACAATAGGTGAATCGTCCGAATTAACGATTGGTACCGTCGGAAGTACTTCCACTCAGAAGGAAACGGAAACGAGCACGCCGAGTTTAATAGACGATAAATTCCTTTCGAACGTCACGCAAGTAAAATCTATGAAAATGATCGAAATTCCGAGGCCGAAAAAAATGTTGCTGCCGATATTGGACGTCGACGCGACGAACGATTACGAGAAGCCTGCGAAGGATGACTTCGCTCTAAAGAAGATTATCAGAACGTTAAAAGGAGAAACGAAGTCGTTACCGATGCAGAACGACGAGTCTGTAACCGACGATCCGGAGCGTTTTAATCCCGAGGCAACTAATATCAATCAACAATTCCCACCAGAAGTGACGTCAATGCCTGCGTCTGACTCGAATTTGAGTACCGAGAAGGTCTCTAGAAATCGATCTACCGATAAAGAGAACGCCGGTGCGAATACACGCTCGAGATTGCGTTTAGCGGACGGTTCGATTCCGGGGGTGGTGAAAGTTCGAATGCAGAATACGAGCGTTATCGAGGGTGGCGCTATGAGATTGATATATTCGGTTCACCTCGACGGCAAACCCGTTCCCGCCGAAACGGCCGCGAGAGATATGTCGCTTCTCTCGCCCCAGGAAGTTGCTCTGGAGCTCGGGGCGCCGGTGATTATTCAAAGCGAAC cTTATCTGAAGGAAAGCAGACCTCTAGCGCTGTCGAGGAGGAGAGACGCGTGGCTGCTGATCGGCGCTGCTGGCGCGGGTGTCGTTTTACTAATTTTTGTTCTCACCGGCTTGGTCTTCGCCGCCAAACGAAAAAGGGCGCACAGCGCGGCTGTTGCGCCGCCTAACAGAAgtattcttaaaaaagaacGTGAATATACAGCCACAACGTCCGGGCTCGATAACACCGCCTTCTCAACGTCGGAAACCGAAATCAGG ACTGACGGTACCAGTCAGCGGCAGACTCCGCGGACTTTATCCCGAACTCCGATAACCCCCGACACGCCCGACAGTCTGGAATTAGGCATTCATGAAGTCTccaccgacgacgacgaagaaccGAAAAAAAGCCGCGGTACAGTCCCCTGGCGTAATCAAGAACACGCAGTTAAGAAATCAAG AGTATCTCATGGAAGAATGACGAGAGCGGACGCAATGGATCGAGCTGGATCACCCGATTCATTATCCGATCACGTGGAGACGTTAGAGTCTTTGGAGAACGGTTATGTAAAGCATAAGGAAGAATCCACTGCCTCTCCGCGATCTTATTTATCAATGCCGTCGTGCAAGCAGTTCCCTAGCATGCGCAGCGTAGAACCGCTGTCAAGAGTGTTGGAGCCCGTCATG GTCCGACACTTGGACATTGACTCTCCAGAATTAGTGCGCCACGACAGAGACGACAACAACGACGACACATTTCTCGCGAGAACGTCGAGCGCCTCGAAGGATCCTGGAGCCGTAGGGCCGATTGTTTGGAATCTTAGCAAGCAGATATTTTCTACAGAAG GTAACGGTACATCCGAAACGGATGTCGATGGAATGTACCGTCTACCATCCGGACCCGTGGGCCGCGCCAGGAGGCGACTCCACGAGTTGCTCGAGGACTCCTTCAGTCTCTTCGGAAGTAGAGACGTTAAGATCAAAGAACCGCAACGGCCGCCGCAGCCGCCGATCACCGTCTCATGCGCAACGGACACACTCGCGGTTCTTTCGGAAACCAAAAATAAATCCGTCTACGCAAG cCCAGTAGCAACGCCAACGATGGAAATGAAAGCGCGACCCCGTACGTCGCTACCGCGTAGAGGTACGGACGAGGACATTCCAGAAACTGGTCAAACCGAATCAATTCATTCTCGCGGACCGTGGGGCTCGAGGCCGCTCAGCGCGGGCCCGTTCCACAGGCCGAACTTACCGGAAGTGGACACGAGGCGTATACTAGCTGATGCTAGGTTGCCACCGGAAGATCCCGCGGTACCTTTAATCgcgtcgataaaaaaagaacttgaaaAATTCTCGCCCCAGTAG